The Candidatus Cloacimonadaceae bacterium DNA window CGCGCCGCTTTTCACGTTTCAGCTATAGAGTTTCAGCGGCGAGAAACAATTCAGACGGCATCGTGTTATCCGAAAACTTCGCTCCGACCGTCTTCGAAAACGGAGGAGTGCGCAATAATCAACAGAAAACGCAGTGGAATCTGGACGGAGAGCTCTATTTCGAGCCGGATGCCTTCCATCGGATCGGAGCCACCGGAGGCATCGGATATATCGGTTTAAAGCGTCTGGCATCATCGGTTTATGAGGCGAGATACCGTCAGTTAAAAGACTGGAAACGCTATCACGGCACTTTGATGTGGGAAGGAATCCTATCCGGAAGCGTCGGCACCGGCGCGATGATCTATTATGACGGAGGGGGAGACCGCTATCAGGAATTCAACGATCCGGGTTTCGAGTTTTTGGCGATGGACAGCGTAATGCGCAGTCACAGCCTGGGATTCAGTCCCCATCTGCAATGGCGCGCCGGGGAAGACAGCGAAATCCAATTTGGTCTCAGGCTGGAAAGCAAATATTCAACCAGGCGGGACAACGGATATTATCTGGACTGGACACCTCACAACCTGAACAGCTACAATGCTTTCGCGCAATGGCAGACGCGCGTCAATGATTCATTCGGGATCAGCTCCGGCATTGGAATCAGCGCTTGGAACAGCGATGTGCGGGATCGGATGGGGGTCTTTGCCGAACCCTCTATCGCGTTCAACTTCAAGCATTTGGGAGGTGCGGAAAGCAATCTCTCACTGGGTAGAAATACCTCCTTTCCCACTATGCGACAGCTATTTGCCGATGATCGAGGCAATCCGGCTCTGAAACCGCAAAATGCATGGAAAGCTGAGATCTTCCATTTCCAACCCCTGGGAGAGGGAAAGCCCCGCGCAGCGCTGGAAACAAGCTTGTTTATCAATGAGATCACAAATCTGATTGATATCTATGACGGCAGATTTGAAAACATCCATGCGGTGCGCTCATACGGCGGGGAACTGGGTATTTTGCTCGCTCCTTTGCCAAATTGGGAATGCCGAATGGACTATGCCCGGCTGGAGTATTCTTCACGCAGCGATTTCCGTCTCACTGAAAGCCCCCGCAACAGCTTTGCCTTCGAGACCAGGATTCCCATTCCGCTGAAGATTTGGCTCAAAACGCAATCCTCCTGGACAGATCTGCGCTACAGCCAAAACTCCACCTTTATCTATCAGAGTCTGCATTCATACTGGAAACATGATCTCAGTCTGAGCCGCAAATGGAGCGGAATTCATGTATCAGCCGGCTTGGAAAACATCCTTGACGCGGATTATGAGACGGAATATGGCTATCCCGCCCCGGGACGTGATTTTTACCTTAAGGTGAGTGTGGACATCTGATCGAAAGTGAATTGCCCGCCGCATGTTTTGAAGCTATCGCTTTCAGGGTCGCATCTCTTCCTCGTCTTCCTCCGCGTCAATCAATTCAGGGAGGTCAGGCATCAGGTGCATTCTGCGTTTGCGGCGCAGGGCGGCGATCACCAAAACGAAGGGTAAAAGAGTGAAAACTACTGAATTGATGGCGATGAAGAGGTATTGATAGGCGAGTTTTTTGCTAAACCTTGAGTAGAGTGCTTGAAAATCAAAGAGACTGAGATCAAATGCCATGTTGAAGGCTGGGGTGAAGGCAATCTTTTCCCCGCGGCGATGGGCATCCGCGGCGATGCTCCAAAACCTGTTCCAGGCTTTTTCATCCCGTTCCTGCATATATTTGACGGCGAAATAGGAATGCAGGTAATACATCTGCCAATCGTGCTCCTCCTCCGGATAGCGATAGCTCATTTTAAACAGGTTCATATCGTTTCCCCAAAAGCGTTCGCGCATGAAATAGAGATAGCGTTCATAGCCTAATTGATTGGCAAAACGGGTCGCCATACCCTCATGAAACCAGAGCGGCGCGGAACTGAAAACCTCGTCCAGAAACCAGTGCATATATTCATGCAGCAGGATCTTGAAATAGTTATCGTGGACATAAACGGCGCTGCGGATATAGATGCGTCCCTCGGAGGAGCTATAGAAAGCGTCGCTGAATTCAACGATGCGCTCCTTTCCCAGGGCGAGCTTTTGGTAGCTTTCCCGATCCGGCACGATGAAGATCTCCGCCCTTTTGTCCAGATAGATTCCGGTGCTCATCTGCAAGGCGTCGATGTGTTCGTCCAAAGCATTGAGCATTGCGGCATAATCCGCTTTCAGGTCGCTGTCCGTATAAAGGGATATGTTGTCCGAAAAGGCTATAATCCGGTATTCAGCGAAGAGAATGGAGGAAAAACAGAGTAGCAGTCCCCAAATGAGGAGCAGCGCTTTGGTGGAAAGAGGAAACATCAGTTCGCGATTTCGCTGCGTGAGAGCAGGCTGTAATACTCGGTGACGTCTTTTTTTGCCACGTTGCCGGCGGGTATTTTTTCGATGCGGATGGTGTGTGAAAAGCCATAGAGATTGAAAATGACGATATCTGCCGCTTTGACTTCGGCGGAGGCTTTGGCGATTTTTCCCTGAAGGGTGACGAGTCCTTTGTCGCAGGCGTTTTTGGCGATGGAGCGCGTCTTGGTGAGGCAGAGTTTATTCAGGAGTAAGTCGATCCGCATCGAATTTACGCTTGTCCTGGTCAAGAATATCGCGCGCGAGGGTGGCGATGTCCTTGATCTTTATGGGTTTCATGACAAAATCCCTGATGCCGCGTCGGCGGGCGTCCTCTTCAGAAATCAGAGTGGAAAAGCCGGTGCAGACAACCACGGGGATGCCGCATTTGATCGCCATTAATTTCTCGGCGAGGTCAACCCCGTTCATATAGGGCATGGTGGTGTCCGTGAGCACGATA harbors:
- a CDS encoding TonB-dependent receptor plug domain-containing protein, coding for MLRSLLVLLLLCAILSLGALGQSVPVSDSLSPRRYLLSTVRVIASSPTDAISSVKVIEPDAASGAITLYEVLQGIPGIGNTVGSKEESNLRIRGFRRSEVKLMVNGRPLSNGYFGNVDLGNFGAEGIADIQLIRGPASAIFGNNSMGGVVNLITSDPDNKSLANLSFTTRRNNATRVAISSSRRFSRFSYRVSAARNNSDGIVLSENFAPTVFENGGVRNNQQKTQWNLDGELYFEPDAFHRIGATGGIGYIGLKRLASSVYEARYRQLKDWKRYHGTLMWEGILSGSVGTGAMIYYDGGGDRYQEFNDPGFEFLAMDSVMRSHSLGFSPHLQWRAGEDSEIQFGLRLESKYSTRRDNGYYLDWTPHNLNSYNAFAQWQTRVNDSFGISSGIGISAWNSDVRDRMGVFAEPSIAFNFKHLGGAESNLSLGRNTSFPTMRQLFADDRGNPALKPQNAWKAEIFHFQPLGEGKPRAALETSLFINEITNLIDIYDGRFENIHAVRSYGGELGILLAPLPNWECRMDYARLEYSSRSDFRLTESPRNSFAFETRIPIPLKIWLKTQSSWTDLRYSQNSTFIYQSLHSYWKHDLSLSRKWSGIHVSAGLENILDADYETEYGYPAPGRDFYLKVSVDI
- a CDS encoding S4 domain-containing protein, whose translation is MRIDLLLNKLCLTKTRSIAKNACDKGLVTLQGKIAKASAEVKAADIVIFNLYGFSHTIRIEKIPAGNVAKKDVTEYYSLLSRSEIAN